Proteins encoded together in one bacterium window:
- a CDS encoding PorV/PorQ family protein has product MEKRVPKIAVLTFLFSFLIFPSQLWGAGDAGAPGSFLNFGTGARSQAMGSAFTGLSDDVTAIYWNPAGLSRLPRNQLTFFEAPLWEETNYLFAGYGHPTKKMGTFGIGFINLQSSNFEYRESIIAYPEYYFDIKQMAFLLAYGRKFFPFLSAGLGFKIVQKRMPVEDNEYSGSGFGMDLGLLYHPQDVKGEGFFWQQLRRLSFGVNLQNLVPPKVQMKSDGISRTQETYGLNLKFGTSYQVRNLIPKWRDKLTINIDLNKPYLGGLKVAFGGEYWFKNTIAFRLGYGKDNLNFGLGFLYRWVQFDYGFTPHDLGLSHRFSVTLKFGRQIIEIEEFTRYRARLRAEEYYKSGLEHYRAGRLADALAEWDRALIWRPDDLEIQKRVGEVSQEMEITVNRKLMEKHIGQAYSFYEEGKLIDSLDEWREVLKLDPTSIRAKEYIERIEGKLSKIDREKYLERVKEKSKAEIARLLGRGDRFYEQERYVEAIKEWEKILKINPNHTLARENIDQTKEKIERLIKVHISRGKEFFDKKDSASAIKEFKVVLNFAPENKEAKEYIEKTKEQAAEVVKKVSRAEIDALYYEAADLYLKGKYEESISVLNKLLELDPINENAYKLLEKAKSVLELMGKK; this is encoded by the coding sequence GTCCTAACCTTCCTATTTTCATTTCTTATTTTTCCCTCCCAGCTATGGGGAGCAGGAGATGCCGGCGCTCCTGGTTCATTCTTGAATTTTGGAACTGGCGCCCGTTCCCAGGCGATGGGAAGCGCTTTTACCGGCCTTTCTGACGACGTTACTGCTATCTACTGGAATCCTGCCGGACTTTCCCGACTCCCCAGAAATCAACTCACATTCTTTGAAGCCCCACTCTGGGAAGAGACAAATTATCTCTTCGCCGGATATGGCCACCCCACAAAAAAAATGGGAACGTTTGGAATAGGATTTATAAATTTACAAAGCAGTAACTTTGAATATAGAGAAAGCATCATTGCCTACCCTGAATATTATTTTGATATAAAACAAATGGCATTCCTTTTGGCCTATGGCCGCAAATTTTTTCCATTTCTCTCCGCAGGACTCGGCTTTAAAATTGTACAAAAGAGAATGCCTGTAGAGGATAATGAGTATTCTGGTAGTGGATTTGGCATGGATTTAGGACTTCTCTACCACCCGCAGGATGTAAAAGGTGAAGGCTTTTTCTGGCAGCAGTTAAGAAGGCTTTCATTTGGCGTTAATTTGCAGAATTTAGTTCCCCCCAAGGTTCAGATGAAATCAGATGGAATTTCTCGTACCCAAGAAACTTACGGCTTAAATCTTAAATTTGGAACATCCTATCAGGTGAGAAATCTAATTCCTAAATGGAGGGACAAATTAACAATAAATATCGATTTAAACAAACCATATCTTGGAGGCCTAAAGGTCGCTTTTGGGGGAGAATACTGGTTCAAGAATACTATTGCTTTTCGCCTGGGATATGGAAAGGATAACCTTAATTTTGGTTTGGGATTTCTCTATCGCTGGGTTCAGTTTGATTATGGGTTTACTCCTCACGATTTGGGGCTCAGTCACAGGTTTTCCGTCACCCTTAAATTTGGCAGGCAGATTATTGAGATTGAAGAGTTCACAAGATACAGAGCCAGATTGCGGGCGGAAGAATACTATAAATCGGGACTGGAACATTATCGAGCGGGAAGACTGGCGGATGCTCTGGCAGAATGGGATAGGGCCTTAATCTGGCGTCCCGATGACCTGGAAATTCAAAAGAGAGTGGGAGAAGTTTCCCAGGAGATGGAAATTACTGTAAATAGGAAATTGATGGAAAAACATATTGGCCAGGCATATTCATTCTATGAGGAAGGAAAGCTTATTGACTCGCTTGATGAATGGAGAGAGGTTTTAAAGCTTGACCCAACAAGCATCAGGGCAAAAGAATACATTGAGAGAATTGAAGGAAAACTTTCAAAGATAGACAGAGAAAAATATTTGGAAAGGGTAAAAGAAAAAAGCAAAGCAGAGATTGCAAGACTTCTTGGTAGGGGAGACAGGTTTTATGAGCAGGAAAGATACGTTGAAGCTATTAAAGAGTGGGAGAAAATTCTAAAAATAAATCCCAACCATACTCTGGCAAGAGAAAATATTGACCAGACAAAAGAGAAGATTGAAAGGTTAATAAAAGTTCACATTTCCCGAGGGAAGGAATTCTTTGATAAGAAAGATAGCGCTAGCGCAATTAAGGAATTTAAGGTAGTACTCAATTTTGCCCCGGAGAATAAAGAGGCAAAAGAATATATAGAAAAAACGAAGGAACAGGCTGCCGAAGTAGTTAAGAAAGTAAGCCGGGCTGAGATCGATGCGCTTTATTATGAGGCGGCAGATTTATATTTAAAAGGAAAATATGAAGAATCGATAAGTGTTTTGAATAAACTTCTGGAACTTGACCCGATAAATGAGAATGCTTATAAACTACTGGAAAAAGCAAAAAGTGTACTTGAGTTAATGGGGAAAAAATGA
- a CDS encoding kelch repeat-containing protein yields the protein MRKKTGSVGLYARKIIYGAVLGLILIFTLEKLVMAQVCEELKPVGASPDGRNGHVSVSSGGSEQFVFGGFNQNTDLWRLREEGEGNWIWENTGTREPNTPSERGGHSGIFANGFDNSIIVFGGSASPLVAPSDIVPYKLANPWDGSSKWEKLVPVGFFPPPMAEHTAVYDNNDNRMIVFGGYKAIDPVVALNETYTLDFDLAFWPLVNPGDKPPARYGHSAVWTGGQMIVFGGKDNSQEFLDDCWQFDPGLNSWTPVPITGDKPPARWQHTAVWKWEPMEPGKMIIFGGEDKNGKPLDDFWVLYTPGPGEPNYRWKRIYPIGDLPSKRSGHATGLFWGGDGEKVLIFGGFDGSNNLNDVYAFFKDEEVEQALEKKPFNAPNPFNPDTEDTKICYYLEEDDDDVKIKLFTLTGELVYSWENISGKAGLNQWPWNGKNEKGKIVENGGYICLIEAGGKKQKCKIAVLR from the coding sequence ATGAGAAAAAAAACTGGTAGTGTAGGGCTTTATGCCCGTAAGATTATTTATGGTGCGGTTTTAGGATTGATTTTGATTTTTACATTGGAAAAATTAGTGATGGCCCAGGTCTGTGAGGAGCTTAAACCAGTTGGTGCTTCGCCTGATGGGAGGAATGGTCATGTGTCAGTCTCTTCAGGCGGTTCTGAGCAATTTGTCTTTGGCGGATTTAACCAGAACACTGACTTGTGGAGACTTAGAGAAGAAGGAGAGGGAAACTGGATATGGGAAAATACGGGTACCAGGGAGCCTAATACTCCTTCTGAGAGAGGAGGACATAGCGGGATTTTTGCCAATGGTTTCGATAATTCCATTATCGTTTTTGGCGGTTCAGCATCTCCTTTGGTCGCTCCCAGTGATATAGTCCCCTATAAATTGGCAAACCCCTGGGATGGGAGTTCTAAGTGGGAAAAATTGGTCCCTGTTGGTTTTTTTCCTCCTCCTATGGCAGAACATACAGCAGTTTATGATAATAATGATAACCGGATGATTGTTTTTGGAGGTTATAAGGCTATTGATCCAGTTGTCGCATTAAATGAAACGTACACTTTAGATTTTGACCTTGCCTTCTGGCCCCTGGTGAATCCAGGAGACAAACCTCCTGCCCGCTATGGACATTCAGCAGTCTGGACCGGCGGGCAAATGATTGTCTTTGGAGGAAAAGATAACTCCCAGGAATTCCTTGATGATTGCTGGCAGTTTGATCCAGGGTTAAATTCCTGGACTCCAGTGCCTATCACTGGAGATAAACCACCTGCCCGCTGGCAGCATACTGCGGTCTGGAAATGGGAGCCCATGGAACCGGGAAAAATGATTATTTTTGGTGGAGAGGATAAAAATGGAAAACCTCTTGATGATTTCTGGGTTTTGTACACCCCTGGTCCCGGAGAACCTAATTACAGGTGGAAGAGAATTTATCCCATCGGGGATTTGCCTTCCAAAAGGTCTGGACATGCGACAGGACTTTTCTGGGGTGGGGACGGAGAAAAAGTGTTAATTTTCGGCGGTTTTGATGGAAGTAATAATCTTAATGACGTTTATGCGTTTTTCAAAGATGAAGAGGTAGAGCAGGCTTTGGAGAAAAAGCCATTTAATGCTCCCAATCCATTCAATCCTGATACAGAGGATACCAAGATTTGCTACTACCTTGAAGAGGACGATGACGACGTAAAGATAAAACTGTTTACTTTGACTGGTGAATTGGTGTATTCGTGGGAAAATATTTCAGGAAAAGCAGGATTGAACCAGTGGCCATGGAATGGAAAAAATGAGAAGGGAAAGATTGTAGAAAACGGGGGATATATCTGTTTAATTGAAGCCGGCGGGAAAAAACAGAAATGCAAAATCGCTGTCCTTAGATAA